In Chloroflexia bacterium SDU3-3, one DNA window encodes the following:
- a CDS encoding CAP domain-containing protein, translating into MHQYVQQRLLPLLGALLISGALAATVAHAATLQPQAYLPLIVKAANTPTPTATSVPTATPGGLLSAQEQQTLDLINGLRRDAGCSDLKAVGTLQNAAAAHNIDMITNNFFDHDSSDGSSFSVRITKYGYKWSLLGENIAAGYTTPASVVNAWKNSPGHYANIVNCKFQDTGLSAKADSEGTLYWTQDFGRPQ; encoded by the coding sequence GTGCATCAATATGTTCAACAGCGCCTGCTGCCCCTGCTCGGCGCCCTGCTGATCAGCGGCGCGCTGGCTGCCACCGTGGCCCACGCCGCCACCCTGCAGCCCCAGGCCTACCTGCCGCTGATCGTCAAGGCCGCCAACACGCCCACGCCCACCGCCACCAGCGTGCCCACCGCCACCCCCGGCGGCCTGCTCAGCGCCCAGGAGCAGCAGACGCTCGACCTGATCAACGGGCTGCGCCGCGACGCTGGCTGCAGCGACCTGAAGGCCGTCGGCACGCTGCAGAACGCCGCCGCCGCCCACAACATCGACATGATCACGAATAACTTCTTCGACCATGATAGCAGCGATGGCTCTAGTTTCAGCGTCCGAATTACTAAATACGGCTACAAATGGTCGCTGCTGGGCGAGAACATCGCGGCGGGCTACACCACCCCCGCGTCGGTGGTGAATGCCTGGAAGAACAGCCCGGGCCACTACGCCAACATCGTCAACTGCAAGTTCCAGGACACCGGCCTCTCGGCCAAGGCCGACAGCGAGGGCACGCTATACTGGACTCAGGATTTCGGCAGGCCCCAGTAG
- the dprA gene encoding DNA-protecting protein DprA — protein MDYTRFYLGFNITSGIGPARVARLIEHFGTPEAAWQASPGDLMACGLDAKSIEALLATRRRIDLDAELARAARLGVRLLSIESDGYPPLLRQIPQPPPLIYVRGTLAPADEWAVAVVGTRGPSDYGREAAARLAGDLALAGVTIVSGLALGIDARAHQAALDSAGRTIGVLACGVDVPYPETNRPLAERMVASGALISEFPLGMLPVPSNFPARNRLISGLARGTLVVEAGAKSGALITVEFALEQGREVFAVPGQIFSAKSAGTNRLIRNGAAMVTCAEDILDALSWTSATAQQEARQALPADPVEAALLQLLSYEPRHIDEIGRASGLAAADVAASLAMMEIKGYIRQAGVLKYVLR, from the coding sequence ATGGACTATACCCGCTTCTACCTAGGATTCAACATCACCTCGGGTATCGGCCCGGCGCGGGTGGCGCGCCTGATCGAGCATTTTGGCACGCCCGAGGCGGCCTGGCAGGCCAGCCCCGGCGACCTGATGGCCTGCGGGCTGGATGCCAAGAGCATCGAGGCCCTGCTGGCCACGCGCAGGCGCATCGACCTGGATGCCGAGCTAGCGCGCGCCGCGCGCCTGGGTGTGCGCCTGCTCAGCATCGAGAGCGACGGCTACCCCCCGCTGCTGCGCCAGATCCCCCAGCCCCCGCCGCTGATCTATGTGCGCGGCACCCTGGCCCCCGCCGACGAGTGGGCGGTGGCGGTGGTGGGCACCCGTGGCCCCAGCGACTACGGGCGCGAGGCCGCCGCGCGGCTGGCGGGCGACCTGGCCCTGGCGGGCGTCACCATCGTCTCGGGCTTGGCGCTGGGCATCGACGCGCGGGCGCACCAGGCCGCGCTCGACTCGGCGGGGCGCACCATCGGCGTGCTGGCCTGCGGCGTGGATGTGCCCTACCCCGAGACCAACCGGCCCCTGGCCGAGCGCATGGTGGCCAGCGGCGCGCTGATCAGCGAGTTCCCCCTGGGTATGCTGCCGGTGCCTAGCAACTTCCCCGCCCGCAACCGCCTGATCAGCGGGCTGGCGCGCGGCACCCTGGTGGTGGAGGCGGGCGCGAAGAGCGGGGCGCTGATCACGGTGGAGTTCGCGCTGGAGCAGGGGCGCGAGGTGTTCGCGGTGCCGGGCCAGATCTTCAGCGCGAAGAGCGCGGGCACCAACCGCCTCATCCGCAATGGCGCGGCCATGGTCACCTGCGCCGAGGATATTCTGGATGCGCTCAGCTGGACCTCGGCCACCGCCCAGCAGGAGGCCCGCCAGGCCCTGCCCGCCGACCCGGTGGAGGCCGCGCTGCTGCAGCTGCTCAGCTACGAGCCGCGCCACATCGACGAGATCGGGCGCGCGAGCGGGCTGGCCGCCGCCGATGTGGCGGCCTCGCTGGCCATGATGGAGATCAAGGGCTACATCCGCCAGGCGGGCGTGCTCAAATATGTGCTGCGCTAG